The following proteins are encoded in a genomic region of uncultured Draconibacterium sp.:
- a CDS encoding EAL domain-containing protein, whose protein sequence is MTLSFTQYNDLVSSSRQKMTESILVVDKLGRLVQVSEVFASRLGYNSEELRQMSILEIAPTFDFESFFSSLRTKETLYYETELLIRRRCSKNILVSFFVTREVLSDQEFFVIHINEMRLAAEYAENETTLKKQNELLRFLIDEVPSPLVVKNYDGKFVLTNKAVAELYGVSSPESMVGKDDGDYIPDKELADFFYNNVRQIMDKGKTQTVFEDSIDVNTGEVRNFQSMKKPFVNESGEKHILLIATDVTELRKIQSDLEEQKDMFRQVINEFPSPFLVKDYDGKFVLTNKTLADLYNVVDPDSMIGKDDSDYIPHLKHAENFKHNVRSIMDKGETEVVYEDSFDVNTGQRRHYMSIKKPFFNQQGEHRILVIANDITSMRKAENTLMQYEKIMSISHDFLAYVDKDYMYQAVNDTYLNAFQLSREEIVGKTARYLFGDEFFYEVMRPKFDIALQGKEVSFETWVSFPEHGKRFVDVSYHPYFAKDNVKVEGIVVKINDVTERYEAQEKLRHMADHDILTGLPNRRLFSERLSCALKRAQRHECEVAVFFIDLDRFKVINDSLGHSVGDKLLQKISNRLLSHIRESDTLARSGGDEFLLLLEDFNGPESVVSVCEKFLKGLSQVFRIEEHELFVTASIGVSLFPYDAGSEKELIQSADAAMYQAKKLGRNSYQLSNEALRLKVTERFHLENNLRTGLDNDEFQLFYQPQIDLKTRQVVGSEALIRWFHPKSGMIPPDKFIPIAEECGVIIPLGQWVLYEACRQMQEWRREGYELDFISVNVSGNQLIQSNFTSIVKDCLAMTQLPPHYLELEITESYLMSDTKEVSRQLQVLRDLGVHVAVDDFGTSYSSLRYLQQLPISKLKIDRSFVNDVPDDKGDCAIVKTIIDLANNLGINVIAEGIEEEPQEAFLLSQGCYLVQGFMYSKPVDAMTFGQTFFLK, encoded by the coding sequence ATGACATTATCGTTTACGCAATATAACGACTTGGTTTCATCAAGCAGACAAAAAATGACTGAGTCGATTCTAGTGGTCGATAAACTGGGGCGTTTGGTTCAGGTAAGTGAAGTTTTTGCTTCTCGCTTGGGATATAACTCTGAAGAGTTACGTCAGATGTCAATACTGGAAATCGCACCCACCTTTGACTTTGAGTCTTTTTTTTCATCTCTGCGTACCAAAGAGACTTTGTATTATGAAACGGAGTTATTGATTAGGCGTAGGTGCTCTAAAAATATCTTAGTCAGTTTTTTTGTAACGCGAGAGGTCTTGTCAGATCAAGAATTTTTTGTCATTCATATAAATGAAATGCGGTTAGCAGCTGAGTATGCTGAAAATGAAACTACTCTCAAGAAACAAAATGAATTACTGCGCTTTCTTATTGATGAGGTACCAAGTCCTCTTGTTGTCAAAAACTATGACGGGAAGTTTGTTTTAACAAACAAAGCTGTAGCTGAGCTTTATGGTGTTTCAAGTCCCGAGTCGATGGTAGGGAAAGATGACGGGGATTATATACCTGATAAAGAGCTTGCCGATTTTTTTTACAACAATGTTCGTCAAATTATGGATAAGGGCAAGACTCAAACTGTGTTTGAAGATTCTATCGATGTAAACACTGGCGAAGTTAGAAATTTTCAGTCTATGAAAAAACCGTTTGTAAATGAATCTGGCGAAAAGCATATTCTACTTATTGCGACGGATGTTACTGAACTAAGAAAAATTCAATCAGATTTGGAAGAACAGAAGGATATGTTTCGCCAGGTCATTAATGAGTTTCCGAGTCCATTTCTTGTTAAAGATTACGATGGCAAATTTGTACTGACAAATAAGACGCTAGCTGATCTTTACAATGTGGTTGACCCCGATTCAATGATCGGTAAAGATGATAGTGACTATATCCCTCACCTTAAGCATGCTGAAAACTTTAAACACAATGTTCGCTCTATCATGGATAAAGGTGAAACAGAGGTGGTGTATGAAGACTCATTTGATGTGAATACGGGTCAGCGACGTCATTATATGTCAATAAAGAAACCTTTTTTCAATCAACAGGGTGAGCACCGAATCTTGGTCATTGCCAATGATATTACCTCTATGCGCAAGGCTGAAAATACCTTGATGCAGTACGAAAAGATTATGTCGATATCCCATGATTTTTTAGCGTATGTTGATAAGGACTATATGTATCAGGCTGTTAATGATACTTATCTGAATGCTTTCCAATTAAGCCGTGAAGAGATTGTTGGGAAAACAGCCCGGTACCTTTTTGGCGATGAGTTTTTTTATGAAGTAATGAGACCTAAATTTGATATAGCACTTCAGGGAAAAGAGGTAAGTTTTGAAACATGGGTATCTTTTCCGGAGCATGGGAAGCGCTTTGTTGATGTAAGTTATCACCCCTATTTTGCTAAAGACAATGTAAAAGTTGAGGGTATTGTTGTAAAAATCAATGATGTGACGGAGCGGTATGAGGCTCAGGAAAAACTGCGTCACATGGCTGATCACGATATTCTTACAGGTTTGCCAAACCGCAGGTTATTTTCCGAACGTCTTTCTTGTGCTTTAAAGCGTGCACAAAGGCACGAATGTGAAGTGGCAGTTTTCTTTATTGATTTAGACCGATTTAAAGTTATCAACGATTCACTCGGACATTCTGTAGGAGATAAGCTTCTTCAGAAAATATCAAACCGTCTTCTTAGTCATATTAGAGAGTCGGATACATTGGCTCGTTCAGGTGGGGATGAATTCCTTTTACTATTGGAAGATTTTAACGGGCCAGAAAGTGTAGTTTCTGTTTGTGAAAAGTTCCTTAAAGGGCTTAGTCAGGTTTTTCGAATTGAAGAGCATGAATTGTTCGTTACGGCCAGTATTGGCGTAAGCCTATTTCCCTATGATGCTGGTAGTGAAAAAGAGCTGATTCAGAGTGCTGATGCTGCTATGTATCAGGCGAAGAAGCTGGGGCGTAATAGTTATCAGCTTTCAAATGAAGCATTGCGTTTGAAGGTGACAGAGCGCTTCCATTTAGAAAATAACCTGAGAACTGGGTTAGATAATGATGAGTTTCAACTCTTTTATCAACCGCAGATCGATTTAAAAACACGGCAGGTTGTTGGATCTGAAGCTCTTATTCGCTGGTTCCACCCAAAAAGTGGAATGATACCACCTGACAAGTTCATCCCAATTGCTGAAGAATGTGGCGTTATCATTCCTTTGGGGCAATGGGTACTTTATGAGGCTTGTCGTCAGATGCAAGAATGGAGAAGAGAAGGCTACGAGCTAGACTTCATATCTGTCAATGTTTCAGGAAATCAACTTATCCAGAGCAATTTTACAAGCATAGTCAAGGACTGCCTTGCTATGACTCAGCTACCACCACATTATCTTGAGCTCGAAATAACAGAAAGTTATCTTATGAGCGACACAAAAGAAGTCTCTAGGCAACTTCAGGTACTCAGAGATCTAGGTGTTCATGTCGCTGTGGATGATTTTGGAACCAGTTACTCCTCACTTCGTTATTTACAGCAACTCCCAATTTCAAAGCTAAAAATCGATCGCTCTTTTGTTAATGATGTTCCAGATGATAAAGGCGATTGTGCGATTGTAAAAACAATAATTGATCTTGCGAATAACCTAGGAATAAATGTTATTGCCGAAGGAATCGAAGAAGAACCGCAAGAAGCTTTCTTGCTCTCGCAAGGATGTTATCTTGTCCAAGGGTTTATGTATAGTAAGCCCGTTGATGCAATGACATTTGGCCAGACTTTCTTTCTGAAATAA